The region TTCCATGATGTGAAGATCTCCTTTTCTCTGAGTCGCCAAATCGATTACTCTGGAAGCGTATTCTTCAGGAACATCCACTACCAAAGATTCATAAGGCTCACAGTTTACTCCGTCGATTTCTCTCAGGATTACCTGTGGCTGACCGATCGTCATTTCATATCCTTCTCTTCTCATCGTTTCGATCAGAACTGACAAGTGAAGAATCCCTCTACCGAATACTAAGAATGTGTTGGCATCATCAGTCTGCTGAACTCTTAATGCCAGGTTTTTCTCTAATTCTTTGTGTAATCTTTCTTTAAGGTGGTTTGAAGTCACGTATTTACCATCTTTCCCGAAGAAAGGTGAATTGTTGATCGAGAACGTCATGTTCAAAGTAGGCTCATCAATTGCCGTTCTTTCCAATGGCTCAGGGTTTTCAAGATCTACGAAAGAATCCCCGATCTGGAAAGCATCGAAACCTACCACCGCACAGATATCTCCAGCCTGAACTTCAGTTACTTTTTTCTTTCCTAATCCTTCGAAAACGTATAGTTCTTTTACTTTTCCTTTCACCACTTTTCCGTCTGCCTGCGCAAGACCGATCCACTGAGATTCTTTAAGCTCCCCTCTTGTCACTTTACCGATCGCAATTCTTCCTAAGAAAGAAGAGAAATCCAATGAAGTAATCTGCATCTGAAGGTTACCTTCCGTTACTTTCGGTGCAGGAACATATTGTAAAATACCATCCAATAATGGCATAATGTTGTCAGTTTGTTCTAGTGAAGTGTTGAACCAACCTTGCTTAGAAGATCCGTAAAATGTTGGGAAATCCAACTGCTCTTCTGTAGCCTCCAGGTTGAAAAACAGGTCAAATACCTGATCGTGAACCTCATCCGGACGACAGTTTGGCTTATCTACTTTGTTGATTACCACTAATGGTCTTAATCCTAATTCCAAAGCCTTTTGAAGTACGAATCTTGTCTGTGGCATCGGTCCTTCGAACGCATCCACCAACAAAATAACCCCGTCAGCCATTTTCAATACTCTCTCTACTTCCCCACCAAAATCGGCGTGACCAGGCGTATCGATTACGTTAATTTTCGTGTCTTTATAAGTAACAGAAATATTCTTGGATAAGATCGTGATCCCTCTTTCTCTTTCAAGATCATTGTTATCCATAATTAATTCTCCACTCTCCTGATTTTCTCTGAAAATATTGGTAGCGTGGATGATTTTGTCAACCAAAGTCGTCTTCCCGTGGTCAACGTGTGCGATAATCGCAATATTTCTAATGTTTTGCATAAAAGATTTTTACGGGTGCAAAAATAGTGATTTTTAATGAAAAACTCACTAATAAGTTTTGATAATTAACAAATTCATAATGAGAAGGTTAAAAGAAACCTATTCTTAAGCCTCTAACATTGAGTCTATTATCCTGATATTCCTGCTAAAAATCATCAATACCGGATTAAGCTTTTATGATCCATCTCAATATTTTTTTTCAAAAAAGTAAATCAA is a window of Candidatus Chryseobacterium colombiense DNA encoding:
- the typA gene encoding translational GTPase TypA codes for the protein MQNIRNIAIIAHVDHGKTTLVDKIIHATNIFRENQESGELIMDNNDLERERGITILSKNISVTYKDTKINVIDTPGHADFGGEVERVLKMADGVILLVDAFEGPMPQTRFVLQKALELGLRPLVVINKVDKPNCRPDEVHDQVFDLFFNLEATEEQLDFPTFYGSSKQGWFNTSLEQTDNIMPLLDGILQYVPAPKVTEGNLQMQITSLDFSSFLGRIAIGKVTRGELKESQWIGLAQADGKVVKGKVKELYVFEGLGKKKVTEVQAGDICAVVGFDAFQIGDSFVDLENPEPLERTAIDEPTLNMTFSINNSPFFGKDGKYVTSNHLKERLHKELEKNLALRVQQTDDANTFLVFGRGILHLSVLIETMRREGYEMTIGQPQVILREIDGVNCEPYESLVVDVPEEYASRVIDLATQRKGDLHIMETKGEMQHMEFEIPSRGLIGLRSQMLTATAGEAIMAHRFTEYKPFKGAIPGRNNGVLISKTQGPATEYSIAKLQDRGKFFVDPGEEIYAGMIIGEQNKPGDLVVNIVEAKQLNNMRASGKDKDTGVAPKILFSLEECMEYIQGDEAIEVTPNFIRMRKKLLSEEERKRVERSAKA